The Muntiacus reevesi chromosome 15, mMunRee1.1, whole genome shotgun sequence region AACGTGCTCCATAACTTCCAAGCAGTGTGGCTGGTGGGTCAAGCCCACCAgctctgagtctcagcttcttTGTGGGTCCCACGTCTCCCTGGGCCTCTCCTGTGGGGTTGTTCTGAGGGTACTGTGTGAGACTGGCTGTGGATATAGGGTGGAAGGGTTGCAGCCCTGCTATGCTTAAAGACCAGGCTTGTCCACAACACACCATGCATTCTCTCCCACTTACTGCTGATACACGGAACTCCTGGCCAGGATGGATGGGGAGTTGGGGAGGAGATGGGTAGCAGCGGTCACGTCCCTCATTCTGATGGACTCAGGTCACACTGATGGTTGCTCGCATCTTCTGTGCTCTGAACCAAGGCCACTGATGCTGGCCCTGATGGGATTTTAGGGCTCACAACATGCTGGGAGATGGGCAGCCCAGTGGTGTGCCTGGTATGGACAAGTTGAGGCTGGGCGATGGCATGATCTCCTGACGCCTCACAGCCAGGAGGTCATGAAGCTGGAGGCACACGCCAGGCAAACCCCCATGGAGTCCCTCACTGGGGGCCACACAGCAGCGGAAGCAGCAAGACCAGGGTGAGGGCCAGGTCTGCAACCTCAGAGCTGGCCTCTCCGATCCTGGCCGCCAGACATCACCTGGCAGGATGGGCCAACCGAAGTTGTTGACTTACACTGGATCTGAGAACAGGGAAAGTGACGAGAGGCCTCCGCTCAGTgtgggcgtggggtgggggtAACTCCCACCCAGCCACCCCCTCGACAGCAGTTCAGAGGTTCCCAGGAgacctgccccaggccctgaCCTCCCGCTTTGCTCCTTTTTGGCCTTCCAGTTTGCTACATCTCGGCCTTGGTCCTGTCTTGCTTGCTCACCTTCCTCATGCTGGTCCACTCGCTGATAATGCACAGGTCAGTGGCAGGCTCTGACACCCCCTGATACAGATGCGGGGGACAGGTCGGGCCTGCAGGACCCCTGACCCAGGAGGGGAAATCGGGACTAGAGGGAGGGCGAATACCTGCAGGACCAAGCTGTCCCTGAGGCCAGCTGCCCTGcggtgggtggaggtggggtctCCCTGTCTGGTTGGAGAAACGTCCGTGAGTAATGCAGGGCATGGCTGATAAAGGGCTGAAGTGTGGGGTTTGCCTTCTGAGGAGGGGTCGCCTGGGAGAGCTGGAATCCTACCGGGAGACGAGGGAGGCAGGGTGCCATGGGCGGGAGGAGCTGCATGGGCAAGAGCAAGTGTGAGTGTGGGTGAGGGGGTGGGCTGGCTGGCGCCTGGGGCACCGGAGAGATTCTTGTGGGATATTGAATGCCAAGCCGCCTACCTCGCCCTTTCATGGTGAATGGTAAGGAGCACTGAAAAAGTGTGagcagagaaggagagaaggttCTGGTTGGGAgtagggtgggtggggaggggagggccaggGACTTAGCAGGAAGCTGGTCTGTATGCTTTACATTGATCAGGCCTCATGGTTCCTGCTCCAGAATCTTTTCTTACTGGGTTGGCACtatttgttgtcgttgttcagttgctaagttgtgtctgactttttgcaaccccagggactgcagcacgtcaggctttcctgtccttcatcaactcccagagcttcctcaaactcatgcccattgagtcaatgatgccttccagccatctcatcctctgtcacctcctcctcctcctgccttcaatctttcccagcatcagagtcttttctaatgcgtcgactcttcgcgtcaggtggctcAGGCTCTCAAGCCTCTGCCCACCTGGAACCTGGCCTCCcgccctggtggctgagctgcaAGTCACTTTCCATCCCTACTGTTGTGTCTCACTTTCCTGACTTGGCTCAGGTTGAGTCTTCTGTTTTGATTTGTCTCCTTTGATCCCTGCCCCACCCGCTACCAGCTTactctcattcattttttttaagactccacTCAGGCATCAActcctctgggaagccctccctgacctccCAGGCTGGGTTAGTAGGCTCCACTGGGCTCCCAcagccctgggcttccctgcccGTGGCTGTGGGTTAGACTGGGGGTTCAGCCAGAGGCCGGCCCAGAGCTGAGAATAAGGCAGCATGTGTGCTCCCTGAGATCCCTGCCTTCCTCACTCCCACCCTAGGACCAACCTGCAAGCTCTGCACAGAGGGGGCGCCCTGGACATGGGCCCCCTGacccagagcccccgcccctcccgccaGGCCATATTCTGTTGGATGAGCTTCACTGCCTACCAGACTGCTTTTACCTGCCTTGGTGAGCCCCCCCTCGTCCACTCCACCTGACCTCAGCACTGACCTCCATCTGACCCCAGACACTGACccgagttgggggtggggagggtggagaaTGTGCTGCAGGTCTTGGCTGCCCCTACGGGTCTGCCTGCCTGTGCTGGAGCTGGCTCTGGGgtaaaagcaaaaggaaagaaccatcttgcctcccctgccctcagggagtccACACAGATGGGATGAGCGGGAGGGGCTAAGTGCAGGAGCCTTTGGTGAAAGAACATCCATCACTAGATTGGCTCCTGGGTGCCATCAGGTGTTAGCACAGAGGGTGATCCAGGGCTGGAAAGATGAAGGAGGCACATTCTTGCTTTTGTAAGAGAGGGCTATATCATGATGGGCTGTCAGTAGGTAATGAGATCTCTGTCACTGGGAGTATTCAAGCATGACTGTTATTATTATCCAGTCGCTAAGTCAcctccgactctgcaaccccgtggactgtatcatgccaggcttccctatcctccacTAGCATGGTTATGTGGCCATTACTGGGGGCTGCAAAGGGGGTCCTACTCTGAGAGAACTGGACTAGATGGACTTCAAGGACCCTTCCATGCTCCGAATTTCTGATTCTTTCCTTGGGCACTGCAGTGAGTAAAGTCCTCTCAAATGTGAGCGGGCCGAAGCCAGCAAGGGTCTGATTTCCCTTCCTGCTGGTTCTTTCAGCTCTCACCTCTCTGGGTAAGGTGGGAAAAGATGATAAAAAGGGGTAGAGGGACTTTTAGCACTAAAAGTCATAATTCCTTGAATTAGTAAACTTTAAGCCTCCGAAGCCCTTTTGTACACATCCTAGGTAAACAGTTAGCCCATCATTTCAATAGACAGTTTTCAGGTACCTACCATGGGCCAGGCTCTGGCCAGTAGGAATGTAAACATTTTCAAATACTGTCTTGTCCTCAAGGATATAGGAGCAATTGGGGGGGAAAATAACATTTGCAAAGCACTTTGTGGTTTTCCAAGAGTGGCCACAGATTTTGTCTCACTGCCTCCTCAGCACGGTACTCCTGGGTAGGGGAGCCCTCTCCcctttttacagaggaagaaaccaaggctcagagaggttaagtaacttgctcaaggtggCACAGCTAAACAGCAGCAGAGCAGGGATCTGAAACCTGGTCTACCCGATTCCAAAGCTTTGAGTGGGAGTGGCGGGGGTGGGCTGATGGCTGCGCCCCTCCTCCCGATGCTGGCAGGGCTCCTGGTACAGCAGATCCTCTTCTTCCTGGGGACCTTGACCCTGGCCTTCCTGGTGTTCATGCCCATGCTCCACGGCAGGAACCTCCTGCTCCTCCATTACCTGAAGTCCTCATGGTGAGTGAGGAAGGGGCTGAGGCTTCTGGGACCCCTTCCCTAAGGGCCACTAACAGTgacaccctccccatcccctcaccTCCCACAGGCCCTTCTGGCTGACCTTGGTCCTGGCTGTGACCCTGCAGAACGTGGCGGCCCACTGGGTCTTCCTGGACACTCACCATGGACGCCCGGGGCTGACCAACCGGTGAGGTGGCTCCTGGTCTTGTGGCTCCCGCAGGCCCTTGACCgcttcttcccttcttcctttctgtgCCTTTCTCCCTCCACTGCTGTCTTTCCCCTTTCTCTAACAGGGGGCCCCAGTGGGTGGTAAAAAGAGCTCGCCTTATCCACAGAGAGAGGCGGCCGTGGCCCAGATTAGTTCACAACGCCTCTGTTTACCTGTCACAGGGCCAGAAATACCCGCTGAGCTTTCCCTATCTTGGGGATCAGCCCTGCTCTCCCCTTTGCAGGAGGAGGTTAACAGCCATGTCATTTCTCTGCTAGGCTGTGGGAGGATCCTGGCCCCAGGAGAGGCTTAGAGTTTTAAACAAGGGACCcagagaagggaggtgggagacaCCAGGATCATAGGAAGATCCAGGTGGACCTGGAGTGAAACCCCATATCTGCCACTGACCAGCTAGGCAGCCTTAGCTAAGTCACCCCATCTCTCCGGGCCTCCCAGATTGGGGGAATGGGTGAGCTGGGTTACATAAGGCACAAGGGGGGTGCACAGAGGTGTACCTAGTAAATACGCGGCAGCGGTGGTCCTCTCAGTCTGACACTGACCCCGAGGAAGGGCCTCTGTGTGGGGAACTGCTTCAGCCCTCCTCTCCCCGACCCCAGGCGAGTGCTCTATGCAGCCACCTTCCTTCTTTTCCCCGTCAACGTGCTGGTGGGCACCATGGTGGCCGCCTGGAGAGTGCTCCTGTCTGCGCTCTACAACGCCGTCCACCTTGGCCGGATGGACCTCAGCCTGCTGCCTCCTAGAGCCGCCACTCTTGACCCCGGTAAGGTCACTGGACAGGAGTCGAGGGTAGGGGATGCTCAGGCTGGCCAATCAGGGAGGGCGGGTCTGCCGTGACCTAATCTCCTTGGAGGGTGTCCGTAACCCTGAGCAGGGGGCCACTCTCAGTGCACGTGCTCAGGTGTCCACGTGGGCATGCGGGACACTCCCTGTATCTGTGTTACGGGCCGCTTGGGTCCTCCCGGACTAGCACTGCCTCCTCCACCCACCCAGGCTACCACACATACTGCAACTTCTTGAAGATGGAGGTCAGCCAGTCACACCCAGTCGTGGTGGCCTTCTGCGCCCTGCTCCTGCGAACTCAGAGGCCCCAGCCCCGCGCCACCCCCCAGGATGGCCTCAGactgggggaggaagaggaaggtgcGCCTTTCCactggggatggtgggggggagTTGAACCCACCTGGCTTCTCCCAAGAGGAAGGCATGCCCCCCTCTCCAACACGGGCAAGGGAGAGAGGGCCAGGAAAATGCTTACTTCCTCTCTGGGCTGCCTGTGGGAGAGAAGAAGTGAGAATTTTCCTGGCCCGTCTCAGGATAACTTTTTCCTTGatactaacatatacacactgtcacatgtgtgcacacacacttagTTCTTACTTGGGGAGTGAGTCCTCTGTCTTGCTAAGGGGCTCAGTCACCCCCACCACCCAGGCCACCCCCTACTCGCCTTCTAAGCAGTCTGTCTTTCCCCTGCCCTTCTGCCTGGGTGTGGTAGGGAGCGGGACACGGAGCTGGCTCCAGCCCCTTGTCCCATCCCTGCCCTCCGCAGAGCTCCTCCTCTCCTACCAGCTACCCGGAGGATGACCCCTTGAGCTTGAACAAAGCCCTTCTGCAGCCCCACACTTCTCCCGGCTTCCCACCCTGTGAAATCGCACCCGGAGCCCCTGTCTCATCAATCTCCCCTACTCTACACGTGGGATTTTCAGATTCTGCCCTCATCTTGGGGTTGGTAGGGGGGAGGCGGGGTTTGGCTGGGTGTTTGTTGAGTGACTCACAGAACGCCTCTTCTCAGGGATTCAGCTGCTACAGACCAAGGACCTGGTGGCCAAGGGAGCGGGGCCCAGGGCCCATCAAGGCAGGGCTCGCTGGGGTCTGGCGTACACGCTGCTGCACAACCCAGCTCTGCAGGCCTTCCGGAAGACAGCCCCGCCGGGTGCCCGGGCCAATGGCTCCCAGCCCTGAGGCGGGGGAAGCCCACACCTCCGTGTCCTTGCCTCCCAGCCCGTCCCTCCCCGGCTCTCCCAGTGTCATCACCACGGCCATGGCAGCCCTCTGCTTGGCCCCAGCTCTGCCCGCAGGTCCCGGGGATTTAGCAGGACCAGCCGGGGGGGTCACTCTGGTTGGATGGATGTTATGAGCCTCGAGTCTCGGGAAGGGTCTGGTCTGCCCCTCTTGACCTTGGGAAGCCAATGAGGGCTCTGGAGAAGGTGAGCGGTGGTTttgcctcttggtccaggaagcAGGTCCAGGCCCCTCCCGACGCCCGGCCCTGCCGCcagcctccaggcttccctgaagcCTTCTCCTGACCGGGGTTGGCGATTCAGGCCAGGGCAGCCTAGCCTTCCAGCTTGGCCCCCTCAGCTGCAGACGGACCTCCCCACCGTGACGAGACGCAGTGCCTCCTGTCTCCTAAAGCTTCCCCCTCTCTTTCTGGCTTGCAAGGCAGCCCAGGGGGAAGCCATGGGCTCCTTCCCCACAGCAAAGTCATGGCTCAACCAGGCCCCACACCAAGCTGGCCACACTTGAGAGCCTGATATTTTTGTAGTTGGTATGCCCTTAGAGATTATGAAAGAGGTTAGTGTGCTCTCTGTAATAAACTTGTGCTTGAGAAGCAGTCCTCCTGAGGTGAGGGGTGCAGGGGGAGGGGGATATGTGGGGAAAACCACGCGGACTCTCAGTGAATCAacactgtgtttgtggggcttggGTGGGGTTGGGGTATTCTGGTCACATGCTGGGTTGGGTAGAGAGGGCAGAGGGGGAACCCGTGGTCACATCCTTTTGGGTGGTGGAGAGCCTGGGGACCCAGGGTGCCACCCCTGAGCTGTGTGAGTGTGGGCTTTGGGTGTAGGACTGATTCTGGGTCTTCAAGAATGTGCAGGatttggggaggaggagagatttCAGGAGAAAGCAATATGAATAAGAGTatggaggttggggtgggggggtttctctagtgactcagagggtaaagaaactgcctacaatgcagaagacgggGTtgcaacccctgggtcaggaagatcccctggagaagaaaatggcaacccactctagtattcttgcctggagaattccatggacagaggaggttcgtgggctatagtccatggggtggcaaagagctggacaagactgactctctcacacacacacacacacacacacaggggggaGGAGACTGGCCTGCAAAGGGAAGGGCCACTGAGGGGGTCCCCCACTCCTGCGGGGGGTTGGCTAAGGTGGGGGCTACTGTGGGGCTGGGGCGACCGAGAGTGGGGCAAATGTGGCCACCCCACATACCTGGATCAGTGGGGCCTCAAGAGATGCCTGTACAGCTAGTGaagaccaccccccaccccaccacattCCCAAACCCAAACTACAGCCTCAAACTGGCAGGAAGCCAGGGAGCTCTGATCCACCTTCAAGGGTGCCCAGGAAGAGGGCAAGGAAGGCAGTGATCCCTCTGAAGCCCATTGAAAAATGTATTCCTAGCCCTGTGTCTGTGATTGACAGGGTCTGTCCTTAATATGGAAACAGAGTCACAAGAGAGTGATCAGACGGGGACACTGGACACGCAGGGCTATGTGAGCCAGAGGAGGGGGCCTAGTCCCGTTTGAGGGGGTGAGGGGAAAGCATCCCGgaaagattcctggaggaggtggtacCTAAGCCAAGTCTCAAAAGCTGACTTAGTCGAGTGACAAGCAGGAGGATGTCCAGAGAGATGGAACAGGGTAAGTAAATATACAGAGGATGACACATCTCAGAGCGTTCAAGGAACAATTAATTAGCTGTtcccagaggggtggggaggggtggcttCAGAGAGCCAGTCAGAGGGGCCAGGAATGTCTGACCAGAGACTTGGGCTTCACCCTGAGGGCACGGGGGCCACAGGTGACTTTAAAACAAGCGAGTAGCTAGTTCATTCGGGCACAAATGTTCCCCAGCCGCCCCCGGCTCAGGTCTTAGGCCCATATCCTATTGCAAGAAGCTAAGCCTGCTCAGCTGTGAACAGAGCCAGGGATGTCGAGGGGTCCACGTTCGGTTAGGATTAGAAGGCCTTAGATACTCAGAGTTAACGGAACCCGTGACTTTACCATGTCCTACCCCATCCTTTGTTTTCTGAGGAAACCGCTAAGTCCAGAGATGGGCAATGACTCACCCAAGGTAACACAGTGCAGGGGACTTGGCTCCATCCCGCTGTTTTCCATCAGAGGTGCAGTCATCCCCGCCATGTGCTCTGGTGACAGCAGCTCAGCGGGAGCTGCAAGCTGACGGGGGGATGGGGAGATACTGCATGTGGAAGGAGGGGGAAGCGGGGCTGGCCAGACTACAAGTCTCACAGCTGCTACCCTACATTCCTGGGCCTTCCTGTCTCCACTTTGCTGGTCTCAGCAGTTCTGGGGGCTCTGGTCAGAGGCTTCAGAGCTTCTCTCACAGGCTCTTGTCCCTAAGCATTGCACACGTTGATCTGGAAAGGGGCGGGGTTGGAGGCAGCAGGGCTCCCAGATCCAGACAAAACTCCAGGCAGACGCAGGGGAGCATCAGAAATGCTATTTATTTCTCTGCCGCCCCCAGGCTGGCTAGCCTCTcccaaggtggggggggggggggaggcaggcTATAGATGTGTACCtggagaggaaggcagggcagGAATCCAGGATGGAGGGGCACACCAAGGGAGGAAGAGTTGGAGATGAGCACCATCCTGGGTCTTCTAGTCCTGTCTGAGGGCAGAGACTCCCAAGCCCTCAAGTCGTTAGAGAACACCAAAGGTCAGCAGGAGCTCAAGTAGGTCAGGGAGCCTCAAAGCCACGCCAGTCAGTTGCTCTGTGTCCTAATTCTACATCTCCCGTGCCCATCTGCTTCAGGCTACTTCCCCGCCCAGCTCCAGGCCCCAGGCCCTGACCATAGCCTTTGACAGCTTGTCAGTCCCAGtgcctggaattccatcagtGAGGCTCCCCCTAGGTGGTTAGGGCATCGCCTGGTCAGCATGCTGCCCCCGAGACAGAGGAGCATGTGCAGTGTGGTTAGCAGCAATTGGTGAGTTAGGGGATCCAATTCCGTCCTAGTCACTAGCTTTGAGCAAGTCTAGAAGTTGGGGTGCTGAGTGTCCTAGAAGGGATGAGAAGGGGAGGTAGGAAGGTGGGAAGTCCCTGATGCAGGCTCCAAGAATTGCTACCCCCAGGCCCCTGCACCCCTGTGAGGGACAGCCAGCGGTCAGGGCAAGAGTCAGCAAGCcttcaggtgggggtggggttagaaggaagcaaggaagaggaggaggaggctctGGCCCAGCAGAAGCAGGCCAGGGGGCTGCTTCCCAGAGaccccttctgctgctgctgcagcctcGGGGCCCCTGGGGCGGCTGAGGTAGATGATGACCACGTTGTCCTCTGGACCCGACGGCTGCACCTCATTGTCGACCGTGTAGCAGACCTTCCCCTCGGCTGCTTTGCCCTGGAACCTGCGCCCCAGCGCGTCCTCACCACCCTCACCTGGTGTGGCCAGGGCCACATTTACCGAGCTCTCCGCACTGCCCAGCTCGTTGGTGGCCAGGCAGCTGTAGGTGCCCTCCTCCAGCTTGCTGAAGTCAGGGATGAGCAGGCTGCCATTGGCAAAGGCTTGGAAGCGCGGGCGGCTGCTGGCTGCCAGGACACTAGGCAGGGCACGCCCATCGGCACCCACGTTGGGGCTAGCGATCTCCACGGTGCCACCGGGCGTCTGGATGTGCCAGTGGAGTTGGGGGGCCGGCTGCCCATCCACGTCACAGTGCAGTGCCAGCACGAAGCCCGGGCGCAGCTCAGCCCCATCTTGGCTGGGCTGGTAGGTGAGCTGTACCGAGGGAGCGGAGCAGGGCAGCGGCAGCAGGCGGTTCAGCCGCGTGCCCTTGAGCATGTGGGGCGAAGTGCAGGTGATGTTGTCCTGCTCTGGGATGGACACGGCCGTGGTCAGGGCCCACGTCTTGAACCACACAATGCCACAGGTACAGTCAAAGGGGTTATCGTTGATCTGCAGGTGAGATAGTGCAGTGAGTGGGGCAAAAGTGCCCTCGGCCAGCGTGTGCAGGCGGTTATGGTTGAGCTGCAGCGAGCGCAGGGCGCGAAGGCTGCGGAAGGCGTCGCGGGGGATGAAGGTCAGCTCATTGCTGTCCATCTTGAGCAATTGAAGGGCGCTGAGGCTGTGCAGGTCGCTCCAGGCAAAGTCGGAGATGAGATTGTGGCTGAGATCCAGGCTCTTGAGTTGGCTCAGAGAGGCCAGGGCACCCGCGGCCACGCTGCGGATCTCATTGTGGGCCAGCCACAGCGACTGCAGCCGGGGCACCTCCCTGAAGGCGCCCCCCGGCAGGCTTGGCAGCTGGTTGGCTGACAGGCTCAGCGTGGTCACATTGGCCGGGAAGCCGGATGGCACGGCCTGCAGGTCACGGTAGGCACAGTCAGCGATGTGGAAACCGTACTTCTCCCCGCATTCACAGGTCTCCGGACAGGCCTGCACCAGGCCCGCGAGGACCACCAGGCACAGCAGACGCAGCTCCTGCATCCTGCGGAGAAGGACATGCCTCCAAGGTGACCCCCAGAGACCCACAGAAGGCACCCCGACACAGAGCTCTTCCCCATCAGAAGGCCCTGCCCACATAATCCAGATAAGACACCCCCCACAGCACCTAGCCTACCACCCCCATTctacagaaggggaaactgaggcccacagaagGTCCAAGACTTGCCCGAGGTCACGCAGTCAGGAGGGGGTGAAGACAGGACGGAAGAGGACCCCAGCTCCTTCTCTGAGCCGAGAGCTCTCCCTGCCTCGGCCGGCTCCTAGCTGACTTTGTGACTTGAAATCTGTTTTCCAGCCGCCTCCTCCCCCAGCATTTGGCagagcctccctcctgccctcccacatcctggccacagcccctccccctgGAGCCCCCCAAAGGTACGCTCTGCCCCCTGGCCTAGACAAGGCCCCTTGTGCAGTGCACACCACCCCCGtctgccccacccacccctctcctGCTCCTACCAGCCGTGACCACAGCACACACCAGACCCTTTCTACGGACTCACACCCTTGGCTTTTTCAGTTCAAACTACACCAGGCAGCTGCCTAAATAAACCCCTGCCAGGACCTCTCAGCTGGCTTGGATGAGGCCAGTGGCTCAACCCAAATACTGCTGGGGTTTCCAGAGCTGTGGTTGTTAGAGGGATCCATGACCCCTGGACAGATCCAAGCAAGGGATTGTCTGAGCACTCCAAACCAACAGGAAAGTGCCCAGTCCCCATGCCCAGTAGACTGCTTTCTCCTCCCACTGGCCCCTGGAGCCCTTTTGCCGCTGACTTACCTTCAAACTACTCTTTCTTAGTCAAGCAGAGCTTCTTCTAAGATGGAACCAACAAGCAACAAAGAAAGAGTTAGTCCTGGACAGTCTGCAGGGCCAAGGGAAGATGGCGATGCTGGAGGAAGGGGCAGCCTGGTCCCTGTCCCACCTTCAGTCTGCACACCCTGGATAAGGGCCTGCCCTTATCCAGACAGGGTGCCTGAGACCATCTGTTGAGACGAGGCTGCAGGAAgggaacccaggcagtctgtaTACTCCCTCCTTCCAGCAAAACGACTGCCTTTCTGCAGCAACAAGGACCCGTGTTTCATAAGTGACACCAGAAACTTGAGGGGGAAAAGATgccaaattttttgtttttttttcccctctctctctctctcactcactttTAGCAGCTTCAACTTCCTTAAAGACACAGCACTAGCTGGACAAGACCCAAGAAAAGATGGGGCCAGAAGGATTTTATGGGAGGGAGGGGTGAGAAATTGAATCCCATGGAAGGTGGGGGACTTTTAACCTCACTTTGaacaggagaaaaaggagagggcATTCTCCAAGTTGGGACCATGTGAGGgactgtgtgtgcatgtctgagTGTGGGTGTGACATCTCTGTGTGTggatgagtttgtgtgtgtgtgtgggggggggtgtgggtgtgggtgtgagaTCATGTATGTATGACTTTCTGTGTTTGGAAATGTTtgagtgtgtgtatttgtgcagGTTGTGAGGCTAAGTCTTCGTGTGTTTGTGTGGATATGCGTGAGTCTAATTCATATAtttgggcatgtgtgtgtgtgtttatgtgtagtAATGAATGTGCGTCTCTGTGACCATGTGTCTGTGTGGGTGGTGGGTGTGTTCCAGTGAAAAGCTGAGGCCAGAGCGTGGAAAACACCCACCGTGATCCAGAGTCTCGGGGAGAAGCCAAAACTTCAGACCTGTTTTTGTAAGAAAACACATCCTCCTCACCAGCTCCCGCCCCAAGTCACGCCTGCCTGCTGGCTCCAGGCTGGGCTGCCCTAAACACTTGAAGTCCCAGGAGGTCTccctgaggagcctggagaggaGGGCGGGGAGGCCGGCAGGGGTGTGACTGCCCTCCAGTCGGGTAAAAAGAAGCTCCGGACAGGAATCGGCCAGGCTTCAGCTTTCTGACGGGGATTCTGAGGCACTCAGGCTCACAGAGATGGTCCTATCACCCAGGACTCTCCACCTGGCAGCCAGGTGGGACTGAGGACCTTTCTCCTTCTGTAATATTCTCTCTGGGGTCTCCCAAAGTGCCTGAAACCCCACCGTTGGTACTGCTTGTCTGGAGAGGCAGTATTGCTCTCTGAACTCCACTGTTCCAACTCTAACTGCCTCCGGGGGAGTAGACTTACACCCAGTTCttgtttcatgtatatatatatatattatttctctGAAGCTAATaatagcctttttaaaaaagtgtccctctatctgcattgtctgtttcttcaagttgcgttctccccccgcccccattagTTAACGTGTTTAGAACTGTCTTTCCTTTTAGAGGTTTTTCTCAGTTAATTCACTCAACATAAATTTACTCCCTTATGTTTAAAGGGAGATCCCTCATGTTTAAAGGGAGATCCCTCTACTAGGGAAGAAGCCTTTTGAAAGCAGACAACTTGTTCTCCCAGTTGTTGTTAATCCCTGGCACagagaagatgctcaataaatagccCTTGACTCAATGAGTGAGTGAGCTGGGTGAGCATCAGATGCCAGAAATGAAAGCACTTTGGAGGCtcccttctccacaccctcttttaCAGATAGGGACTCTGGGTCCATACCGGGTTCCTTAGGACAGGACGTTCTAAGGCTATCTCACACAATGTAGGGGACCCACctcccatgtggcgctagtggtaaagaacctgcctggcaatgcaggagacataagatatgtgggttcgatccctgggttgggagggagTGACCACgcattccagtactcttacctggagagtcccatggatggaggagcctggcaggctacagtccacagggttgcacagagtcggacacgactgagtgacttagcatgatcATGAGCATGCGTGGGGGATCCACACTCTATTGGGTGTGTGAGCATGTTACCAGCCTTCCTGGGGGTCCTTGCACCTCATTCCACATTGTCAAAGACCTTGATGATAAACCAGCACTAGGTCACCCTCAGAATCCTGTGCAGAACAGCTGGGGCGAGGGGTGGGGTGTGGTGTGGTGCGGGGACGGGTGCTatggcaggagaagcaagagtAACCTGCCCACCCAGGCAGAACCAAGTCTGCACGCATCAGTCACTGACAACCCTTCCCCATTTGTCCAGATCCCCATCACCTCCTGAGGGTAAAAAGGGGGCAGCATGACACATCTCTCCCAGGAAGGACAATAGGACAAGTGGGCCTCTACTAAGAAGCATCTTATGTCCTCCATGGCGCTTCACAGTGGGCCACGCGGGGCCACCACCACAGAGCCTGAGAAGCGGAGGCGCGCCTCTAAGGGTGGGACTTATCACCTCCTAGGCAGCCCCTAGGCTCTCCAGGTACCA contains the following coding sequences:
- the ISLR gene encoding immunoglobulin superfamily containing leucine-rich repeat protein, whose amino-acid sequence is MQELRLLCLVVLAGLVQACPETCECGEKYGFHIADCAYRDLQAVPSGFPANVTTLSLSANQLPSLPGGAFREVPRLQSLWLAHNEIRSVAAGALASLSQLKSLDLSHNLISDFAWSDLHSLSALQLLKMDSNELTFIPRDAFRSLRALRSLQLNHNRLHTLAEGTFAPLTALSHLQINDNPFDCTCGIVWFKTWALTTAVSIPEQDNITCTSPHMLKGTRLNRLLPLPCSAPSVQLTYQPSQDGAELRPGFVLALHCDVDGQPAPQLHWHIQTPGGTVEIASPNVGADGRALPSVLAASSRPRFQAFANGSLLIPDFSKLEEGTYSCLATNELGSAESSVNVALATPGEGGEDALGRRFQGKAAEGKVCYTVDNEVQPSGPEDNVVIIYLSRPRGPEAAAAAEGVSGKQPPGLLLLGQSLLLLFLASF